A region of Ursus arctos isolate Adak ecotype North America unplaced genomic scaffold, UrsArc2.0 scaffold_31, whole genome shotgun sequence DNA encodes the following proteins:
- the NRM gene encoding nurim isoform X1, which yields MAPALLLIPAALASFILAFGTGVEFVRFTSLRPLLGGIPEPGGPDARQGWLAAVQDRSILVPLAWDLGLLLLFVGQHSLMATETVKAWMSRYFGVLQRSLYVACTALALQLVMRYWEPVPRGPVLWEARAEPWATWVPLLCFVLHVISWLLIFSILLVFDYAELMGLKQVYYHVLGLGEPLALKSPRALRLFSHLRHPVCVELLTVLWVVPTLGTDRLLLALLLTVYLGLAHGLDQQDLRYLRAQLQRKLHLLSRPQEGEAE from the exons AtggccccagctctgctcctgatCCCTGCTGCCCTCGCCTCTTTCATCCTGGCCTTTGGCACCGGAGTGGAGTTCGTGCGCTTTACCTCTCTTCGGCCACTGCTTGGAGGGATCCCGGAGCCTGGTGGTCCGG ATGCCCGCCAGGGATGGCTGGCTGCCGTGCAGGACCGGAGCATCCTTGTTCCCCTGGCTTGGGATCTGGGTCTCCTCCTACTATTTGTGGGGCAGCATAGCCTCATGGCAACTGAGACAGTGAAGGCGTGGATGTCTCGATATTTTGGGGTCCTTCAGAGGTCACTGTATGTCGCATGCACTGCCCTGGCCTTGCAG TTGGTGATGCGGTACTGGGAACCTGTACCCAGAGGCCCCGTGTTGTGGGAGGCTCGGGCTGAACCatgggccacctgggtgcccctgctCTGCTTTGTGCTCCACGTCATATCCTGGCTCCTCATCTTCAGCATCCTTCTCGTCTTTGACTACGCCGAGCTCATGGGCCTCAAACAG GTGTACTACCATGTGCTGGGGCTGGGTGAGCCTCTGGCCCTGAAGTCTCCCCGGGCTCTGAGACTCTTCTCCCACTTGCGCCACCCAGTGTGTGTGGAGCTGCTGACGGTGCTGTGGGTGGTGCCCACCCTGGGCACTGACCGCCTCCTCCTTGCTCTCCTCCTTACCGTCTATCTGGGCCTGGCTCATGGACTTGACCAGCAAGACCTCCGCTACCTCCGGGCCCAGTTACAGAGAAAACTCCACCTGCTCTCCCGGCCCCAGGAAGGTGAGGCCGAGTGA
- the NRM gene encoding nurim isoform X2 yields the protein MAPALLLIPAALASFILAFGTGVEFVRFTSLRPLLGGIPEPGGPDARQGWLAAVQDRSILVPLAWDLGLLLLFVGQHSLMATETVKAWMSRYFGVLQRSLYVACTALALQVYYHVLGLGEPLALKSPRALRLFSHLRHPVCVELLTVLWVVPTLGTDRLLLALLLTVYLGLAHGLDQQDLRYLRAQLQRKLHLLSRPQEGEAE from the exons AtggccccagctctgctcctgatCCCTGCTGCCCTCGCCTCTTTCATCCTGGCCTTTGGCACCGGAGTGGAGTTCGTGCGCTTTACCTCTCTTCGGCCACTGCTTGGAGGGATCCCGGAGCCTGGTGGTCCGG ATGCCCGCCAGGGATGGCTGGCTGCCGTGCAGGACCGGAGCATCCTTGTTCCCCTGGCTTGGGATCTGGGTCTCCTCCTACTATTTGTGGGGCAGCATAGCCTCATGGCAACTGAGACAGTGAAGGCGTGGATGTCTCGATATTTTGGGGTCCTTCAGAGGTCACTGTATGTCGCATGCACTGCCCTGGCCTTGCAG GTGTACTACCATGTGCTGGGGCTGGGTGAGCCTCTGGCCCTGAAGTCTCCCCGGGCTCTGAGACTCTTCTCCCACTTGCGCCACCCAGTGTGTGTGGAGCTGCTGACGGTGCTGTGGGTGGTGCCCACCCTGGGCACTGACCGCCTCCTCCTTGCTCTCCTCCTTACCGTCTATCTGGGCCTGGCTCATGGACTTGACCAGCAAGACCTCCGCTACCTCCGGGCCCAGTTACAGAGAAAACTCCACCTGCTCTCCCGGCCCCAGGAAGGTGAGGCCGAGTGA